In Candidatus Zixiibacteriota bacterium, a single window of DNA contains:
- a CDS encoding CHAT domain-containing protein has product MTVKPLVVGLVITIGLGASGGSAQSFSELLTIADSLSKAQQQDSATVIARLALDMAESELGPEDTAVATVLHRLGVYRYYLADYEQTATLWERALAIREKVLDPAHLDIAKTLNNLTALYKHQGRYDEAEVVGTRALAVYEESFGWDHKQVTGPLNNLASLYVAQGEYSLAEPLYKRALAIGETALGSDHPNVARYAQNLANLYVRQGRYTEAEPLYQLALTIREKKLGPNHPRLATTLNNLAVLHQKQGKYSEAEALCQHALEITREALGPNHPDVAIRLNDLAVLHKIQGRYTEAEALYRQSLNIRETSLGSDHPHVATSLSNLAVVYKLQGRYTESETLHKRSLAIRESVLDSEHPDVATSLGNLGGLYLELGKYTEAESLYRRALAIREKALGPDHPEFASNLNSLALICADLGRLADAEILYRRSLAISERTLGVDHPDNANMLNNLALVYATQGKLSKAKKAHQRSLAIREKSHGWDHPILATTLNNLGNIFLIEGDYTQAERLCLRSLRLKETSLGGHHQSLATSLNNLGNICRARADHAGAVSYYLRSQTVLENALGPDHPQLGLSLKNLGVAYAAQGMFTQAESCYTRSLAVREQALGPNHPQVANVLDNLSRLYHLRGQPEQACRLAERACIINRNSFIDNAVVLTEQDALGYSQSMRRSVDNFFTCYSKHEAADRSEARKAADIAMTTKGLVTDEMFGRQRTLVSESDSLILILAESLRRAKYRLSRLYVSGPGDDVGEYRTVVDTLRTTIAGLEEDLSRSSISYRRRLDRVNVDTERIRTNLPGNSVLVEYVKYDQAQPGRDSSISHYLAVVVSGEAEPVVKALGRASTIDSLVEAYRRHISRTAAYRKLLPEDRESYLTIARQLYLSVWQPVQSEVADQQLMIIAPDGALNMISFAGLVDDTDRYLVEGHAIHYLSCGRDLIRLDHESPSGSGLFAMADPDFDASVAQRTVSPETQKQQPTEPVPGHNWNLRSGNGKFRDVLLAPLPATRTEIEQVVSVWRDFTEEPFETFLGPEASERRFKAGAPGHRVIHIATHGYFVPSRIGRLPTVDHDDATIGLTDFNPLLRSGLFLAGANLLGAGIDSTGAEDGVLTAYEVSSMNLVGTDMVVLSACETGLGKVLQGEGVYGLRRVFQLAGARTVISALWPLSDKVTAEIAGGLYDRQDQSLPEKLRSLQLKRIQQLRERGLPDHPVSWAGLIAVGDWR; this is encoded by the coding sequence GTGACCGTAAAGCCTCTGGTTGTTGGACTTGTCATCACCATAGGTTTAGGAGCTTCTGGTGGTTCTGCCCAGAGTTTTAGCGAATTGCTCACCATCGCCGACTCGCTGTCCAAGGCGCAACAACAGGACTCAGCAACGGTCATCGCAAGACTTGCTCTGGACATGGCCGAGAGTGAACTCGGCCCGGAGGACACGGCTGTCGCCACGGTTCTGCACCGGCTCGGCGTGTACCGCTACTACCTTGCCGATTACGAACAAACCGCAACATTGTGGGAACGAGCTCTGGCCATCAGGGAGAAAGTACTCGATCCGGCCCATCTGGACATCGCCAAAACGCTGAACAACCTGACCGCGCTGTACAAACATCAGGGCAGGTATGATGAGGCCGAAGTGGTCGGTACGCGTGCCCTCGCCGTATATGAGGAATCCTTCGGCTGGGACCACAAGCAGGTAACCGGTCCCTTGAACAACCTGGCCTCTCTGTATGTTGCCCAGGGCGAATACAGCTTGGCCGAGCCTCTCTACAAACGTGCTCTGGCTATCGGCGAAACTGCCCTGGGGTCGGATCACCCCAACGTCGCGCGCTATGCGCAAAACCTGGCCAATCTCTATGTGCGGCAGGGTAGGTACACAGAGGCAGAACCGTTGTATCAACTGGCCCTGACCATAAGAGAGAAGAAGCTGGGTCCGAACCACCCACGCCTGGCCACCACCTTGAACAACCTGGCCGTGCTGCACCAGAAACAGGGCAAGTACTCAGAGGCTGAAGCACTCTGCCAGCACGCACTGGAAATCACAAGGGAAGCTCTTGGGCCGAATCATCCCGACGTGGCCATTCGGCTGAACGACCTGGCCGTACTCCACAAGATTCAGGGCAGGTACACAGAAGCCGAAGCACTCTACCGGCAATCGTTGAATATCCGCGAGACCTCTCTGGGTTCCGATCATCCGCATGTGGCTACCAGTCTGAGCAATCTTGCCGTTGTCTACAAACTCCAGGGCAGGTACACGGAATCCGAGACTCTTCACAAACGGTCCCTGGCCATCAGAGAATCAGTGCTTGATTCGGAGCATCCGGACGTGGCGACCAGTCTGGGCAACCTTGGGGGACTCTATCTCGAGTTGGGGAAATACACGGAAGCTGAATCGCTGTACCGACGAGCACTGGCAATCAGAGAAAAAGCACTCGGCCCGGACCACCCTGAGTTCGCCTCAAATCTAAACAGCCTGGCTCTCATCTGCGCCGACCTTGGACGACTGGCCGACGCCGAGATTCTCTATCGAAGGTCACTGGCCATCAGTGAAAGAACGCTGGGCGTCGACCATCCCGACAACGCCAACATGTTGAACAATCTGGCCCTTGTCTATGCGACCCAGGGAAAATTGAGTAAGGCCAAAAAAGCCCACCAACGATCGTTGGCCATTAGAGAAAAATCGCACGGCTGGGACCACCCGATCCTGGCCACGACCCTAAACAACCTTGGCAATATCTTCCTGATAGAAGGCGACTATACCCAAGCTGAGAGGCTGTGCCTAAGGTCCCTGCGTCTCAAAGAAACGAGCCTGGGTGGTCATCACCAGTCACTTGCCACAAGCTTGAACAACCTGGGGAATATCTGCCGAGCACGAGCCGACCATGCCGGAGCGGTGTCATACTACCTCAGGTCACAGACGGTACTGGAGAACGCTCTTGGCCCGGATCATCCCCAGTTGGGATTGAGCCTCAAGAACCTGGGCGTTGCATACGCCGCGCAGGGGATGTTCACTCAAGCCGAGTCGTGCTATACGCGATCGCTGGCCGTTAGGGAACAGGCCTTGGGTCCCAACCACCCTCAGGTGGCGAATGTTTTGGATAACCTGAGCCGGTTGTATCACCTTCGCGGTCAGCCCGAGCAGGCTTGTCGCTTGGCCGAGCGTGCTTGTATTATCAACCGAAACAGCTTCATCGACAACGCCGTGGTGCTTACCGAGCAGGATGCACTTGGCTATTCGCAATCGATGCGCAGGTCGGTTGACAACTTCTTCACTTGTTATTCCAAGCATGAGGCCGCCGACAGATCCGAAGCCAGGAAGGCGGCCGACATTGCAATGACCACCAAGGGACTGGTGACCGACGAAATGTTCGGTCGACAACGAACCCTGGTGTCGGAGTCCGATTCATTGATCCTTATTCTGGCCGAGTCCTTACGACGGGCCAAGTATCGACTTTCTCGTTTGTACGTCAGTGGACCCGGCGACGATGTCGGAGAATATCGAACAGTAGTCGACACGCTCCGGACAACCATTGCCGGACTGGAAGAGGACCTATCCCGCAGCAGCATCAGCTACCGAAGGCGCCTGGACCGGGTCAACGTTGATACCGAGCGGATCCGAACCAATCTCCCCGGGAACTCTGTTTTGGTCGAGTATGTGAAGTACGATCAGGCTCAACCAGGCCGGGACAGTTCCATATCCCACTACCTGGCCGTCGTCGTTTCCGGAGAGGCCGAACCGGTTGTGAAAGCTCTTGGTCGGGCATCGACCATCGACTCTCTGGTGGAAGCCTATCGCCGACACATCTCTCGGACGGCTGCTTACCGCAAACTGCTACCGGAAGATCGTGAAAGCTACTTGACCATCGCCAGACAACTTTACCTCAGCGTGTGGCAACCAGTCCAATCGGAGGTTGCTGATCAACAGTTGATGATAATTGCCCCCGATGGCGCTTTGAACATGATATCTTTTGCCGGATTGGTTGACGATACCGACCGCTACCTGGTGGAAGGACACGCTATCCACTACTTGTCGTGCGGACGTGATCTGATCCGTTTGGATCATGAATCGCCATCCGGCAGCGGTCTGTTCGCAATGGCCGACCCCGACTTCGATGCCTCGGTCGCCCAACGAACTGTGAGTCCGGAGACCCAAAAACAACAGCCGACCGAGCCGGTACCAGGCCACAATTGGAACCTGCGATCCGGTAACGGAAAGTTCAGGGATGTCCTGCTGGCACCACTGCCGGCGACGCGAACCGAAATCGAACAAGTCGTTTCCGTATGGCGAGATTTTACGGAAGAGCCCTTCGAGACATTCCTCGGTCCCGAGGCCAGTGAGCGACGATTCAAGGCTGGGGCGCCGGGCCACAGGGTGATTCACATTGCCACCCATGGTTACTTCGTCCCCAGCCGGATTGGGCGACTCCCAACTGTTGACCATGATGATGCCACCATCGGATTGACCGACTTCAATCCACTGTTACGGTCTGGTCTTTTTCTGGCCGGGGCCAATCTTCTCGGTGCCGGTATCGACAGCACCGGCGCGGAGGATGGTGTGCTGACCGCTTATGAGGTCTCTTCGATGAACCTGGTTGGCACCGATATGGTCGTATTGTCGGCCTGCGAAACAGGATTGGGGAAAGTCTTGCAGGGTGAAGGGGTGTACGGTTTGCGACGAGTCTTTCAACTGGCCGGAGCCCGTACCGTTATCAGTGCACTTTGGCCACTTTCGGACAAGGTCACGGCCGAGATTGCCGGTGGTCTGTATGATCGACAAGATCAGTCCCTTCCGGAGAAACTCCGCTCGCTTCAATTGAAGAGAATCCAGCAGTTGCGAGAGCGGGGTCTACCGGATCATCCTGTTAGTTGGGCCGGGCTGATTGCGGTGGGAGACTGGCGTTGA
- a CDS encoding zf-HC2 domain-containing protein — translation MSTCTDHNKGALLHAFELGLLDDTERERFEMHLLECEHCHTLVDSFESEAAILSNSNRVKAAVDQSLSTGETGESLWQIIWRHLWPSTPFMLRPLVAYLLVLVLLIPAYRGFRSTDQASVSEYGQSLHLSPIRSVMTSLSKQNGRHALLTFEFDSYRLGIDYRVVIESEDGLIVYANPEFDNFDQREVASLDLDLTRLEPGRYRLSIFEAQTERAEAKQVYLFKITE, via the coding sequence ATGTCAACGTGTACCGACCATAACAAAGGAGCCCTCCTGCACGCATTTGAACTGGGCTTACTGGACGATACGGAACGTGAGCGGTTCGAGATGCATTTGCTTGAGTGCGAACACTGCCACACCCTGGTGGACAGCTTTGAATCGGAGGCTGCTATCCTCAGTAACAGCAATCGGGTGAAGGCAGCAGTGGATCAGTCCCTGTCCACAGGTGAGACCGGGGAGTCGTTATGGCAGATAATTTGGAGACATCTCTGGCCGAGTACGCCGTTTATGCTGAGACCGCTGGTGGCTTACCTGCTGGTGCTGGTCTTGCTGATCCCGGCCTATCGGGGATTTAGAAGCACCGATCAGGCATCCGTCAGTGAGTATGGACAGTCTCTCCACCTCAGCCCGATTCGTTCAGTTATGACAAGCCTGAGCAAGCAGAACGGCAGACATGCTCTTTTAACCTTCGAGTTCGACAGTTACCGCCTTGGCATAGACTACCGGGTTGTGATTGAATCGGAGGACGGCTTGATAGTCTATGCCAACCCGGAATTCGACAACTTTGACCAGCGAGAGGTAGCCAGCCTGGATCTGGATCTTACCCGTTTGGAACCAGGGCGATACCGACTGAGTATCTTCGAGGCGCAAACTGAAAGGGCGGAAGCCAAGCAGGTATACTTGTTCAAAATAACAGAGTAG
- a CDS encoding sigma-70 family RNA polymerase sigma factor, which produces MNRYLTKALSGDRKAEEQLFRILRARFLTVAKRRVREPDETEDVVQRACATVLEKYKSAEFHQGFEAWVYTVLRMKIGNYLQSKKTRAERQVDDPNNERMATKASVQPDWNLESALVECLKKMVMIRRQYARALSLTYQGYGAGEICSRLKVSRNNMYSILNRGRSMLSECLETGKV; this is translated from the coding sequence GTGAATCGATATCTGACTAAGGCCCTATCCGGTGATCGCAAGGCCGAGGAACAGTTATTTCGAATTCTGCGTGCGAGATTTTTGACCGTGGCCAAAAGAAGAGTTCGAGAGCCCGATGAGACCGAGGACGTTGTCCAGCGGGCCTGCGCAACGGTACTGGAGAAATACAAAAGCGCCGAATTCCATCAGGGTTTTGAGGCGTGGGTCTATACGGTGCTGCGAATGAAGATAGGCAACTACCTTCAGTCCAAGAAAACCAGAGCTGAAAGACAGGTCGACGATCCGAACAATGAACGCATGGCGACCAAGGCAAGCGTTCAGCCCGACTGGAATCTGGAGTCGGCATTGGTGGAGTGTTTGAAGAAGATGGTTATGATTCGCCGACAATACGCCCGCGCCCTGAGTTTAACTTACCAGGGATACGGTGCAGGCGAGATTTGTAGTCGTTTGAAAGTGTCGCGCAATAATATGTACTCGATTCTCAACCGAGGACGTTCCATGCTGAGCGAATGCCTCGAAACCGGCAAGGTGTGA